The Saccharothrix variisporea genome has a segment encoding these proteins:
- a CDS encoding GNAT family N-acetyltransferase codes for MEPDWFGPPRRLLAGAVALAETSDGRAVGVVQADFTQEYNERFGRLAGLSGPQCMVHKIAVLPTVRRSGTGRLLMHETSQEARRRRCTHMALMVDWSTPAAERVAFFKACGLRSLMPTSDDDLYGADLETVLKVTASA; via the coding sequence ATGGAGCCCGACTGGTTCGGTCCCCCTCGTCGCCTGTTGGCCGGTGCGGTAGCGCTCGCGGAGACCTCCGACGGGCGCGCCGTCGGGGTGGTTCAGGCCGACTTCACTCAGGAGTACAACGAGCGGTTCGGCAGGTTGGCCGGTCTTTCCGGGCCGCAGTGCATGGTGCACAAGATCGCCGTGTTGCCCACCGTACGCCGATCGGGGACCGGCAGGCTGCTCATGCACGAGACTTCCCAAGAGGCGCGTCGCAGGAGGTGCACCCACATGGCCCTGATGGTCGACTGGTCCACTCCGGCGGCGGAGCGGGTCGCGTTCTTCAAGGCGTGCGGCCTGCGCTCGCTGATGCCGACGAGCGACGACGACCTGTACGGCGCGGACCTGGAGACCGTCTTGAAGGTGACTGCCTCGGCGTAG
- a CDS encoding alpha/beta fold hydrolase, producing the protein MDFSSHEAGTGRPVLLLHGGGGPATVTGLARHLAGSAHVIAPVHPGWDGTHRPDWLTGVDDLALAYLHHVRDRGLRDVLVVGSSLGGWIAAEMAVRDNAGTITGLVLIDAVGVSVEHHPITDFFALDARGVAEHSWHDWQRYYVDPAGLPADELARRQGNMATMRLLAGDPYMHDPNLLGRLGRVQVPAVLIWGESDRIVTPAYGAAYAAAFGNGRLEVIPGAGHLPHIEQPEATAALIDAAVSWQGAFRPS; encoded by the coding sequence ATGGACTTCTCCTCGCACGAAGCGGGAACAGGCCGACCCGTGCTGCTCCTGCACGGCGGCGGCGGACCGGCCACGGTCACGGGCCTCGCCCGGCACCTGGCGGGTTCCGCGCACGTCATCGCGCCCGTGCACCCGGGCTGGGACGGCACCCACCGGCCCGACTGGCTGACCGGCGTCGACGACTTGGCCCTGGCGTACCTGCACCACGTGCGTGACCGCGGGCTGCGGGACGTCCTGGTGGTCGGGTCGTCGCTCGGGGGCTGGATCGCGGCCGAGATGGCGGTGCGCGACAACGCCGGGACGATCACCGGTCTCGTCCTGATCGACGCCGTGGGAGTGTCCGTCGAGCACCACCCGATCACGGACTTCTTCGCTTTGGACGCCCGTGGGGTGGCCGAGCACTCGTGGCACGACTGGCAGCGCTACTACGTCGATCCGGCCGGTCTTCCGGCCGACGAACTGGCCCGCCGGCAGGGCAACATGGCCACGATGCGCCTGCTGGCAGGCGATCCGTACATGCACGACCCGAATTTGCTGGGCCGACTGGGGCGCGTCCAAGTGCCCGCCGTGCTGATCTGGGGCGAGAGCGACCGCATCGTGACCCCGGCCTACGGCGCCGCGTACGCCGCGGCGTTCGGCAACGGCCGGCTGGAGGTGATCCCCGGAGCAGGCCACCTGCCGCACATCGAACAACCGGAAGCCACCGCGGCCCTGATCGACGCCGCGGTGTCTTGGCAAGGGGCGTTTCGGCCGTCCTGA
- a CDS encoding MarR family winged helix-turn-helix transcriptional regulator, with protein MAGELQQLGRAVKQAQYRQHRALDSALSAVGTTLAQWDALRAISRSPGASARELAVATFQSEQAFGTLAGRLTAQRLVERRPGHGRRIEHHLTPTGERVLQAGHRVADEVLADCFAPLGDADRETLLRLLQRLTDED; from the coding sequence ATGGCAGGTGAGCTGCAGCAACTCGGACGGGCGGTCAAGCAGGCCCAGTACCGGCAGCACCGCGCGCTCGACAGCGCCCTGTCCGCCGTCGGCACGACGCTGGCCCAGTGGGACGCCCTGCGCGCCATCAGCCGCTCCCCCGGCGCGTCGGCGCGCGAGCTGGCAGTCGCGACGTTCCAGAGCGAGCAGGCATTCGGCACGCTCGCCGGCCGCCTGACCGCCCAACGCCTCGTCGAACGCCGCCCCGGTCACGGCCGCCGCATCGAGCACCACCTCACGCCGACCGGCGAACGGGTCCTCCAAGCCGGTCACCGCGTCGCCGACGAAGTCCTGGCCGACTGCTTCGCACCGCTCGGGGACGCCGACCGCGAGACCCTGCTCCGCCTGCTCCAACGCCTGACCGACGAGGACTAG
- a CDS encoding DUF6236 family protein, with the protein MPSLFYYPKINAPRSVIDQAVLYWDSLVTVAPPGPVKSFLDRRMRQVHEAGLYTRLEADHWPQWSDAKRSFDLLWRLMKQIPPDDLIFGLDADEFMYEEKLSYALLVELFHRGLIRKVPGGGRGRVKASTALQLCLISTAARDIAGAARDRGQSILYPHTDIQAAHALAHLPVDHEVDSGLDPGRSQPGRPVLSLEVEIGGLLPVPDHEVAVQDLIVFRERYSDERRRLITAVDRLVGDLRQHHDHPRAVLAAIRQELERALADLEHAGRSARLTWRRRSLTISIALASAYAGQKLFPEAGWFLGAVSGTAINIATNTTRPTNSSMANDVSYLHRVRSALART; encoded by the coding sequence GTGCCATCCTTATTCTACTACCCGAAGATCAACGCACCGCGATCAGTCATCGATCAGGCAGTGCTCTACTGGGACAGCCTGGTCACCGTCGCGCCTCCTGGACCCGTGAAGTCGTTCCTCGACCGCCGGATGCGCCAGGTTCACGAAGCCGGCCTCTACACTCGACTGGAGGCGGACCATTGGCCGCAATGGTCCGACGCGAAGCGCTCGTTCGATCTATTGTGGCGACTGATGAAGCAAATCCCTCCGGATGATCTGATCTTCGGCCTCGACGCCGATGAATTCATGTACGAGGAAAAACTCTCCTATGCCCTGCTCGTCGAGTTATTCCATCGCGGACTGATCCGAAAAGTCCCGGGAGGAGGGCGAGGTCGCGTAAAGGCCTCTACCGCCCTACAGTTGTGCCTGATCAGCACCGCAGCGCGTGACATCGCCGGCGCGGCAAGAGACCGCGGACAAAGCATTCTCTATCCTCACACCGACATCCAGGCTGCCCACGCGTTGGCGCACCTACCGGTCGATCACGAAGTCGACAGTGGACTCGACCCTGGACGCTCGCAGCCGGGGCGACCGGTGCTCAGCCTGGAGGTGGAGATCGGCGGATTGCTACCGGTGCCCGACCATGAAGTGGCCGTGCAAGACCTGATCGTGTTCCGCGAGCGCTACAGCGATGAACGACGACGATTGATCACGGCAGTCGACCGCCTCGTCGGCGACCTCCGACAGCACCATGACCACCCTCGCGCTGTACTGGCCGCGATACGCCAGGAATTGGAGCGAGCCCTCGCCGACCTGGAACACGCAGGCCGCTCGGCTCGCTTGACCTGGCGGCGACGGTCGCTCACCATCTCCATCGCACTGGCCAGTGCCTATGCCGGACAAAAACTCTTCCCCGAAGCCGGATGGTTCCTAGGAGCAGTCAGCGGTACAGCGATCAACATCGCCACTAACACGACACGGCCGACCAACAGCAGCATGGCGAACGACGTCAGTTACCTACACCGCGTGCGGTCGGCCCTTGCACGAACCTGA
- a CDS encoding helix-turn-helix domain-containing protein, with amino-acid sequence MSTHHRATSPQWAYLDGELRKRGLTTGDLTEATGLPRSCLTLLRRGRSPRVPTARAIAAFLGVSTLDVLVGTRVITEEEAQRPPAEMPDPTTLTDQELLIQLRERLRHRLWLLSFLRRSQPPAATGDNSSVRLIVESEAETSGNPRMTGRPDVQ; translated from the coding sequence ATGAGCACACATCACCGGGCGACCTCGCCGCAATGGGCCTACCTCGACGGCGAACTCCGCAAGCGCGGACTGACCACCGGAGACCTCACCGAGGCCACCGGCCTGCCACGCAGCTGCCTCACCCTCTTGCGCAGGGGCCGATCACCGCGCGTGCCGACCGCACGGGCCATCGCCGCCTTCCTCGGCGTGTCCACCCTCGACGTCCTGGTCGGAACCCGCGTCATCACCGAGGAGGAAGCTCAACGCCCGCCCGCGGAGATGCCGGACCCGACAACCCTCACCGACCAGGAACTGCTCATCCAACTGCGCGAGCGCCTGCGCCACCGCCTCTGGCTGCTGTCGTTCCTCCGCCGGTCGCAGCCACCAGCGGCCACCGGCGACAACAGCAGTGTCCGGCTCATCGTCGAATCCGAGGCCGAGACTTCCGGGAATCCGCGAATGACCGGAAGACCTGACGTGCAGTGA
- a CDS encoding methyltransferase domain-containing protein, producing the protein MTTTQTDWADLAAALADHLTSTGDLHDPAWAAAIAATPRHQLVPTAYRQQPDGTWAALDTAGADLNLAYSTTTLVTELDDTGQPVSSSTKPDLMVRMLELLDIHDGHRVLEIGTGTGYNAALLAHRLGDDHVHSVDLDPALVETARARLAALGRQPRLAARDGADGWPKHAPYDRIIATCSVPRIPWTWAEQTAPGALLLADLKIGSGAGNLVLLHRHPDRLEGRFTGRWAGFLPMRHDTTTQAPNPSARAEQVGEHTTTAPAEPWNTHRELWLLAALTLPSDLRRGYTLNPDTRTPDAATLTATDGSWCHITLGDAPRRVREGGPTPLWEHVETAWQVWNDNGRPGWERFGLTVTSDAHILWLDRPDNAFHTLSR; encoded by the coding sequence ATGACCACCACCCAGACCGACTGGGCCGACTTGGCCGCCGCACTGGCCGACCACCTCACCTCGACCGGCGACCTGCACGACCCGGCCTGGGCCGCGGCCATCGCCGCCACCCCACGACACCAGTTGGTGCCCACCGCCTACCGCCAACAACCTGACGGCACCTGGGCAGCCCTGGACACCGCCGGCGCCGACCTGAACCTGGCGTACTCGACCACCACCCTGGTCACCGAACTCGACGACACGGGGCAGCCGGTGTCCTCGAGCACCAAGCCCGACCTCATGGTCAGGATGCTGGAACTGCTCGACATCCACGACGGCCACCGTGTCCTGGAGATCGGCACCGGCACCGGCTACAACGCCGCCTTGCTGGCCCATCGCCTGGGCGACGACCACGTCCACTCCGTCGACCTCGACCCCGCCTTGGTCGAGACCGCACGCGCGCGGCTGGCCGCCCTTGGCCGCCAACCACGCCTCGCCGCTCGCGACGGGGCCGACGGATGGCCGAAGCACGCCCCCTACGACCGGATCATCGCCACCTGCTCCGTACCCCGCATCCCCTGGACCTGGGCCGAACAAACCGCACCCGGCGCACTGCTGCTCGCCGACCTCAAGATCGGCTCCGGCGCGGGAAACCTCGTCCTGCTGCACCGCCACCCCGACCGACTGGAAGGCCGATTCACCGGCCGCTGGGCCGGGTTCCTGCCCATGCGCCACGACACGACCACCCAAGCCCCGAACCCCTCGGCGCGAGCCGAGCAGGTGGGCGAACACACCACCACCGCACCCGCCGAACCCTGGAACACCCACCGCGAACTGTGGCTGCTCGCCGCCCTGACATTGCCCTCGGATCTGCGCCGCGGCTACACCCTCAACCCCGACACCCGTACCCCCGACGCCGCCACCCTGACCGCTACCGACGGCTCGTGGTGCCACATCACCCTCGGGGACGCTCCCAGGCGGGTGCGCGAGGGCGGCCCCACCCCGCTGTGGGAGCACGTTGAGACCGCGTGGCAGGTGTGGAACGACAACGGCCGGCCCGGTTGGGAACGCTTCGGGCTCACCGTCACCTCCGACGCCCACATCCTCTGGCTCGACCGCCCCGACAACGCCTTCCACACGCTGTCCCGTTAG
- a CDS encoding NUDIX hydrolase has product MIDQLTVDAAVADARLAAMEFDDARSWLRAHQTLVEPLAAEVWVTDPTYSHVLLVRHRVRGWVPPGGKVEPGETPRAAAARELVEEAGVAGELLPVPAAVAVRSFRADWAPTLSLSYGAVVGRDLPLGGETGQPSKWVDLEETWDSVFPEDRERIRAYVRRLAAGNVVGTR; this is encoded by the coding sequence GTGATTGACCAGTTGACCGTGGATGCGGCGGTCGCCGATGCTCGCCTTGCCGCGATGGAGTTCGATGACGCCCGGTCGTGGCTGCGCGCCCATCAGACCCTGGTGGAGCCGCTTGCGGCCGAGGTGTGGGTCACCGACCCGACGTACAGCCACGTGTTGCTCGTGCGGCACCGCGTTCGTGGATGGGTGCCGCCTGGCGGCAAGGTCGAGCCGGGCGAGACGCCGCGGGCAGCTGCGGCCCGTGAACTCGTGGAGGAGGCTGGCGTGGCGGGCGAGTTGCTGCCTGTGCCGGCCGCGGTGGCTGTCCGGTCCTTTCGTGCTGACTGGGCGCCGACGCTGAGCTTGTCCTACGGAGCCGTCGTCGGCCGTGACCTGCCGCTCGGTGGGGAGACTGGGCAGCCCTCGAAGTGGGTCGACCTGGAGGAGACGTGGGACAGTGTGTTCCCCGAGGACCGCGAACGGATCCGCGCGTACGTGCGCCGATTGGCAGCGGGGAACGTAGTGGGGACGCGCTGA
- a CDS encoding class I SAM-dependent methyltransferase, with translation MAPPDALLGWDEDTTAEAYAAFTRAFPMYAATSRDLARRADLTDSWLVVDLCGGAGATAEAILEHVPIDAQVISLDNAAAMQRVGRRTLADPRLTWVTAPAEDLAGHVPGAADAVVCNSAIWKTDVPQVFAAVHQVLRPGGRFVFNVGGGFAGVRHPDETNVRTGPSLNTLIRQVAARDHGYAPPPAAELAPKLPLDTITDHLSATGLTVLDTEVVAQHSTMAEKKAWLSIPVFARPDGDFTHAQRMDILDKAYSLTTPDTPTVTSWLVVVAQRPTELR, from the coding sequence ATGGCACCCCCGGACGCCCTTCTCGGCTGGGACGAGGACACCACCGCAGAGGCGTACGCCGCCTTCACCCGTGCCTTCCCCATGTACGCGGCCACCAGCCGAGACCTTGCCCGCCGCGCCGACCTCACCGACAGCTGGCTGGTGGTCGACCTCTGCGGCGGAGCCGGCGCGACCGCGGAGGCAATCCTCGAACACGTCCCGATCGACGCCCAGGTCATCTCCCTGGACAACGCCGCCGCCATGCAGCGCGTTGGCCGGCGCACCCTGGCCGACCCGCGCCTGACCTGGGTCACCGCACCAGCCGAAGACCTGGCCGGCCACGTTCCCGGCGCGGCGGACGCCGTGGTGTGCAACTCCGCGATCTGGAAGACCGACGTGCCACAGGTGTTCGCCGCCGTCCACCAGGTCCTACGACCCGGCGGCCGGTTCGTGTTCAACGTCGGCGGAGGCTTCGCCGGCGTCCGCCACCCCGACGAGACCAACGTGCGCACCGGACCCTCGCTGAACACCTTGATCCGACAGGTCGCGGCCCGTGACCACGGCTACGCCCCGCCTCCAGCCGCCGAGCTGGCTCCAAAGCTGCCGCTGGACACGATCACCGACCACCTGTCGGCCACCGGACTGACCGTGCTCGACACCGAGGTCGTCGCCCAGCACAGCACGATGGCCGAAAAGAAGGCGTGGCTGTCGATTCCGGTCTTCGCCCGCCCCGACGGGGACTTCACCCACGCTCAGCGGATGGACATCCTCGACAAGGCGTACTCGCTCACCACGCCCGACACGCCGACCGTGACGAGCTGGCTCGTGGTGGTCGCACAGCGCCCCACGGAACTACGTTGA
- a CDS encoding DUF2797 domain-containing protein: MLLAPLPDGPLVYAEIMNQRLGFAVDTGRWCTGRYQFADTVRVQALACPDRAPTEQGDQCARCLRQDEFRFAHQFHQDGNVPAALRQYMDQPHWLYLATFADGATKIGTAAEPRKQSRLDEQGALIATYLTKSPDGRAVRHLEDAITRSLQVPQTIRTSTKLKALANLTDLSTASATHDRHVSRAADALAAMNIPVMLETWTPPAEGDRMRVAKGVRMLYPHDLRDGEHGFTVVSCVGTQVLAVLDGDDEVDYVLDLGTLKGRRITLGPFTSPAAAFQNTLF; this comes from the coding sequence ATGCTGCTGGCCCCGCTGCCCGACGGGCCGCTGGTCTACGCCGAGATCATGAACCAACGACTCGGCTTCGCGGTCGATACCGGCCGATGGTGCACCGGCCGGTACCAGTTCGCCGACACGGTGCGCGTCCAGGCCCTCGCGTGCCCCGACCGCGCGCCGACCGAGCAGGGCGACCAGTGCGCCCGGTGCTTGCGCCAGGACGAGTTCCGCTTCGCCCACCAGTTCCACCAGGACGGCAACGTCCCCGCGGCCCTGCGCCAGTACATGGACCAACCACACTGGCTCTACCTCGCCACCTTCGCCGACGGCGCCACCAAGATCGGCACCGCAGCCGAACCACGCAAGCAATCCCGCCTCGACGAGCAGGGCGCCCTGATCGCGACCTACCTGACCAAGAGCCCTGATGGCCGCGCCGTACGCCACCTCGAAGACGCCATCACCCGCAGTCTGCAGGTGCCCCAGACCATCCGGACCTCGACCAAGCTCAAGGCGCTGGCCAACCTGACCGACCTGTCCACCGCGAGCGCGACCCACGACCGGCACGTCTCCCGCGCCGCTGACGCGCTCGCCGCGATGAACATTCCGGTAATGCTGGAGACGTGGACTCCTCCTGCCGAAGGCGACCGGATGCGCGTCGCCAAGGGTGTACGGATGCTGTATCCACACGATCTGCGCGACGGTGAGCACGGCTTCACCGTCGTCTCGTGCGTCGGCACCCAGGTGCTGGCCGTCCTGGACGGTGACGACGAGGTGGACTACGTGCTCGACCTCGGCACCCTCAAGGGTCGCCGCATCACGCTCGGCCCGTTCACCTCGCCCGCCGCAGCCTTCCAGAACACCCTCTTCTAA
- a CDS encoding dTMP kinase, which translates to MTNAAPFFNPARGREITVVGIDGAGKSTLATRLHQALNEAGHETILIGKHSTEVPMDPELSAYVDRLNALVYRRDARVAQACGDHYWLLALAAWYTLQDKLVIQPALAAGTHVILDNAHHKILARYAVKPDVPTSLAEQVFAHLTEPDLVFFLRISARDALARKGEFSSLETGHSGGADEDFIRYQDTVLAKLREHEQRGGWLSMDVTDMDRDAVFKTAADALADRLQLAI; encoded by the coding sequence ATGACGAACGCAGCACCATTTTTCAACCCCGCGCGTGGGCGCGAGATCACGGTCGTCGGCATCGACGGCGCGGGCAAGTCCACCCTCGCCACCCGCCTGCACCAAGCGCTCAACGAGGCCGGCCACGAAACGATCCTGATCGGCAAGCACAGCACCGAAGTCCCGATGGACCCGGAGTTGTCCGCCTACGTCGATCGGCTCAACGCCCTGGTCTACCGCCGCGACGCGCGCGTCGCCCAGGCGTGCGGCGATCACTACTGGCTGCTGGCGCTGGCCGCCTGGTACACACTCCAGGACAAACTCGTCATCCAGCCCGCTCTCGCCGCCGGAACCCACGTGATCCTCGACAACGCCCACCACAAGATCCTCGCCCGCTACGCGGTGAAACCCGACGTCCCCACCAGCCTGGCCGAGCAGGTCTTCGCCCACCTCACCGAACCCGACCTGGTGTTCTTCCTGCGCATCAGCGCCCGCGACGCGCTCGCCCGCAAGGGCGAGTTCAGCTCCCTGGAAACCGGCCACTCCGGCGGCGCGGACGAGGACTTCATCCGCTACCAGGACACCGTTCTCGCGAAGCTGCGCGAGCACGAGCAGCGCGGCGGATGGCTGTCGATGGACGTGACCGACATGGACCGCGACGCGGTCTTCAAGACCGCCGCCGACGCGCTCGCCGACCGCCTCCAGCTCGCCATCTGA
- the folE gene encoding GTP cyclohydrolase I — MTNTLDRLAPSESQDLVSPGEVDTERVVDLVGQLLAAIGEDPGREGLADTPARVAAWWRSFFSPEPSAAPTSFPEQHVSGQLVVIGGMSVWSLCEHHLLPMNLDVAVGYVPDGEVIGLSKFGRIAQRYAGRLQVQERFTRQVVDEIAVVLGSTDVAVAVRGTHLCMSSRGVRMEAARTTTLQAGGRFESDPVLSQQFLALATDRWRVA; from the coding sequence GTGACCAACACCCTCGACAGGCTTGCTCCCAGTGAAAGCCAGGACCTGGTGTCGCCCGGCGAGGTCGACACCGAGCGCGTTGTCGATCTTGTAGGCCAGCTCCTCGCCGCGATCGGCGAGGACCCCGGACGGGAGGGCCTGGCGGACACACCGGCCAGGGTCGCCGCATGGTGGCGCAGTTTCTTCTCCCCGGAACCGTCGGCCGCACCGACCTCCTTCCCCGAGCAACACGTGAGCGGCCAGTTGGTGGTGATCGGCGGCATGAGCGTCTGGTCGCTGTGTGAGCATCACCTGCTGCCCATGAATCTCGACGTCGCCGTCGGCTACGTACCGGACGGCGAGGTGATCGGTCTGTCGAAGTTCGGTCGAATCGCGCAGCGGTACGCGGGCCGCCTTCAGGTGCAGGAGCGCTTCACCCGGCAGGTGGTCGACGAGATCGCCGTCGTGCTCGGCAGTACAGACGTGGCCGTTGCGGTCCGCGGTACGCACCTGTGCATGAGTTCGCGGGGTGTGCGGATGGAGGCAGCTCGTACCACCACACTGCAGGCCGGTGGCCGGTTCGAGAGTGATCCGGTGCTCTCCCAACAGTTCCTCGCCCTCGCCACAGACAGGTGGAGGGTCGCCTGA
- a CDS encoding 7-carboxy-7-deazaguanine synthase QueE — protein MNTLSLAPERAEGSAILTEKFESFQGEGPWTGQRCVFVRFSRCNLRCGYCDTPESWDWSRYNPAEVSARVPVAELVSWVRERGVDLMVITGGEPMLQQPAMTALARGLADVRVQVETNGTVAPTPELASLVDLWVVSPKLANSGMPYSTRIKPDALSALVATDRAVFKFVVTEPDRDLDEIAHLVEEHQLAPVWVMPEGTTREKVLAGMDALYHRATERGWNVSTRLHILTGAR, from the coding sequence GTGAACACGCTGAGCTTGGCTCCCGAACGGGCAGAGGGTTCCGCGATTCTGACGGAGAAGTTCGAGTCGTTCCAGGGCGAAGGCCCATGGACCGGGCAGCGCTGCGTATTCGTCCGATTCTCCCGTTGCAACCTCCGATGCGGCTACTGCGACACCCCGGAAAGCTGGGACTGGAGCAGGTACAACCCGGCCGAGGTCAGCGCCCGAGTGCCTGTCGCCGAGCTGGTGTCGTGGGTGCGTGAGCGCGGCGTGGACCTGATGGTGATCACCGGCGGGGAGCCGATGTTGCAGCAGCCCGCCATGACCGCCCTCGCCCGCGGCCTGGCCGACGTGCGGGTGCAGGTCGAAACCAACGGCACGGTCGCCCCCACACCGGAACTCGCCTCCTTGGTCGACCTGTGGGTGGTGAGTCCGAAACTCGCGAACTCCGGCATGCCCTACTCCACCCGCATCAAGCCCGATGCCCTCTCGGCGTTGGTCGCGACGGACCGCGCGGTGTTCAAGTTCGTTGTCACCGAGCCCGACCGCGACCTCGACGAGATTGCCCATCTCGTAGAAGAACACCAACTGGCTCCGGTGTGGGTGATGCCTGAAGGCACCACCCGGGAGAAGGTTCTGGCCGGCATGGACGCGCTCTACCACCGGGCCACTGAACGTGGATGGAACGTCTCCACCCGCCTGCACATCCTGACCGGAGCGCGGTGA
- a CDS encoding 6-carboxytetrahydropterin synthase, with protein MKAAEGKRAADGRITISQSFDFSASHELRLLPIGHKCSRNHGHNYTVAVSALVHDDTHGDLSALGEYLDATFDHRLLNEQVTFHPTSELLVVHLVEWFRDNVQSSTSIRLVAMVVSETATTSARCDGVTDEVTISKTFKTSHGDVTLVLGADGLDEFGFITDFGDLKPFGAYLQAPAADAGLRTAGPALVAHLAGWFVDNIEPEIRGRLVSVRVDSGTTTGLWERGDAS; from the coding sequence ATGAAGGCCGCTGAGGGGAAGCGTGCGGCGGACGGCCGGATCACCATCTCGCAGTCGTTCGACTTCAGCGCCAGCCACGAGCTGAGGCTGTTGCCGATCGGCCACAAGTGCAGCCGCAACCACGGCCACAACTACACGGTGGCCGTGTCGGCGCTCGTGCACGATGACACCCACGGCGACTTGTCGGCCCTTGGCGAGTATCTGGACGCGACGTTTGACCACCGGCTGCTCAACGAGCAGGTGACCTTCCACCCGACGAGCGAGCTTCTCGTTGTTCACCTGGTCGAGTGGTTCCGGGACAACGTCCAATCCTCGACGTCGATCAGGCTGGTCGCGATGGTTGTTTCGGAGACCGCGACCACGTCGGCACGCTGTGACGGCGTCACCGACGAGGTCACGATCTCGAAGACCTTCAAGACCAGCCACGGCGACGTCACGCTGGTGCTGGGGGCGGACGGGCTCGACGAGTTCGGGTTCATCACCGACTTCGGCGACCTGAAGCCGTTCGGGGCCTACCTCCAGGCCCCTGCCGCCGACGCGGGACTACGTACCGCTGGCCCTGCGCTGGTCGCCCACCTGGCTGGCTGGTTCGTCGACAACATCGAGCCGGAGATCCGCGGTCGACTCGTATCCGTTCGGGTCGACTCGGGAACCACCACCGGCCTGTGGGAACGAGGCGATGCCTCGTGA
- a CDS encoding GntR family transcriptional regulator — MTDAGPWTSVSMPYVSGHRADTWGAEAAEHGGTGTQKLLSVDEVAASAMVADMLGLAAGEPVVARRRLMLFNDHPVELVDSYYPVDIARGTRLAEHRKIPGGAVTLLADLGHRPRRVREDVSARLATPHERTTLELNDPSCVLLLARVLVTGDERPVEASVMTMVTDGRRLRYELTP, encoded by the coding sequence ATGACCGACGCCGGCCCGTGGACGAGCGTGTCGATGCCTTACGTGAGCGGGCACCGCGCCGACACTTGGGGCGCCGAGGCAGCAGAGCACGGCGGCACGGGAACCCAGAAGCTGCTGAGCGTTGACGAGGTGGCCGCCTCGGCGATGGTGGCCGACATGCTCGGCCTGGCTGCGGGCGAGCCGGTGGTCGCGCGGCGCCGCCTCATGCTTTTCAACGACCACCCGGTCGAACTCGTCGACTCGTACTACCCGGTGGACATCGCTCGAGGCACCAGGCTGGCCGAGCACCGCAAAATTCCCGGCGGCGCCGTCACCCTCCTGGCCGACCTCGGACATCGGCCACGCCGCGTACGTGAGGACGTCAGCGCGCGGCTTGCCACGCCGCACGAACGGACCACGCTGGAACTGAACGACCCGTCCTGCGTGCTGCTGCTCGCCCGCGTGCTCGTCACCGGAGACGAACGGCCCGTCGAAGCCAGCGTGATGACGATGGTGACCGACGGACGGCGGCTGCGATACGAGCTCACGCCATGA
- a CDS encoding GntR family transcriptional regulator has translation MPRARDSRPRHQQIAAELRDLIMRGELSPGTQLPSTAQLVERYGAANATIQHALKALKDEGFLDSRVGKGVYVRDRQPFVIDASAYITPEPGRFRYQLLKVDNVVPPADIVTGLQLAPGATAITRTRILLHDDQPVELSTSYYPAEIAADSSLAKAAKIRGGAPQALAGLGFPQRTFVDRISARPPTVEEAETLDLPEGTPVIRQLRVIYSDNERPVEASVLIKGAHLYELLYRQTVETELG, from the coding sequence TTGCCTCGCGCGCGTGACAGCCGGCCCCGGCACCAGCAGATCGCGGCGGAACTGCGCGATCTCATCATGCGCGGCGAGCTGAGCCCAGGTACGCAACTGCCGTCCACCGCGCAGCTCGTCGAGCGGTACGGCGCCGCGAACGCCACCATCCAACACGCGCTGAAGGCCCTGAAGGACGAAGGCTTCCTCGACAGCCGTGTCGGCAAAGGCGTCTACGTCCGCGACCGGCAGCCGTTCGTCATCGACGCCTCCGCCTACATCACGCCCGAACCAGGCCGTTTCCGCTACCAGCTGCTCAAGGTCGACAACGTTGTTCCACCGGCAGACATCGTCACCGGACTGCAGCTGGCACCGGGCGCAACCGCGATCACCCGCACCAGAATCCTCCTCCACGACGACCAGCCCGTGGAGCTGTCAACGTCCTACTACCCCGCCGAGATCGCCGCCGACAGCAGCCTGGCGAAAGCCGCGAAGATCCGCGGCGGAGCACCCCAAGCCCTCGCCGGCCTCGGGTTTCCCCAGCGCACCTTCGTCGACCGAATCTCGGCACGACCTCCGACCGTGGAGGAAGCCGAGACGCTGGACCTTCCGGAAGGAACGCCCGTGATCCGGCAGTTGCGTGTCATCTACAGCGACAACGAACGCCCCGTCGAAGCCTCGGTCCTCATCAAGGGCGCACACCTGTACGAACTGCTGTACCGCCAGACCGTAGAAACCGAGTTGGGTTAG